The following proteins are encoded in a genomic region of Hymenobacter siberiensis:
- a CDS encoding T9SS type A sorting domain-containing protein, translating into MPTITTGTATPNPATQGGSVTVTYTTTDTFGTGNVFSAELSTVGGTFPGTALSTTASTVGSLTVTVPGGTTPGAAYTIRINASNPFINGSPSGAFAVTTAPCLVDNFDAFPFAKWAVNGVTQNAFNRIGSSGGSAVFNGAGHSLINATALSYPSSLDFFVARSSGSTAARSLLVQVSIDGGSNYTTLVAYAITDLTATFAKHTIDLSAYQTRSSVLLRFLRGAETSTAQLYLEDVAVTCGPAPMLAIEPTTPPALSTANVVFSQADVVANGGNGAQQLVVIHATSVAAGAPVDGNTYPASTTFGSGATTGPGNYVVYAGPTGTVPNTFTVTGLSATTGYTLEAYAYNDNATPGLENYLTTASSTASFTTTAPIVFYAKATGALNLASTFGTSSDGSGNSLGDFTTVGTVYNVAGNNRTISANWTVTGAGSKVVLTANASLVIPTGLVFSGKLDQLANSTLVIQHTVAAAYNSITQGVQDASSTIDFAQTGTFTVPASSTFAYQNLKLTNGTKTLTKNTGTFAAPITSTVVPGNLTLDNTVLGGNTSSPFSSIDLTGNLTLVNGATFNNSSSARITLNLFAAIPQTIAGNSSNILLSELFAYKPGGGVILSDAGGPTTLELGNLASGGYYLETGTTLVLNSNTLRFYVGGKAVISAGTTASTGLGTVTASPASSISLETGSSYSIGTLRLTPGATTVNNFRLQAFSDRLTVPSDLTVNGVLTLANGGLQIGDGATPATLTLNGTIVNTGSGNIVGSATTNLIVGGTGTLGTLIFATGLAEINNFTLNRTSNGLAALGTPLTLGGTLVLTAGNIATTATNLLTLKNGAMLTGGSASSFVNGPMARITGAGAATMVFPVGKSTFYRPITLSSTVQTAASTYTAEQFEGNSSRTLSTDAGLGTAPLARVSSKRFYTVKSSNTTAGNFTGTVTLSFGAEDYVNVPSSTDFVIAKRDATGSFANQWTNLGRSGNTGTDSGAGGASVAGTLTSASFSDFSDFVLGAQNDLSNTNVLAATNPLPVELTAFSAQRQADKTVSVKWATATEKNSARFEVQRSVDGREFAKLATVAAQGNSMNPTAYATLDKAAPAAKLYYRLRQVDLDGGSSFSPVVTVAGSGEIAKVELYPNPAHSRISFIAEAATPYRVLNQLGQSLLHGTTEAGTASIGLEALPTGLYFLELQTAAGRTVQKFEKTTD; encoded by the coding sequence GTGCCTACCATCACCACCGGCACCGCCACGCCCAACCCGGCCACGCAGGGCGGTAGCGTAACGGTGACGTATACCACCACCGATACTTTCGGTACGGGTAATGTCTTCTCAGCCGAGCTTTCGACGGTCGGCGGCACATTCCCCGGCACGGCGCTCAGCACCACGGCCAGCACGGTGGGCTCGCTCACAGTCACCGTTCCGGGGGGTACTACTCCCGGCGCGGCCTACACCATCCGGATAAATGCCAGCAACCCCTTCATAAATGGCTCACCATCTGGAGCGTTCGCCGTGACCACGGCTCCTTGTTTGGTGGATAACTTCGATGCTTTCCCCTTCGCGAAGTGGGCGGTGAACGGTGTAACGCAGAATGCCTTCAACCGCATTGGTTCTTCGGGCGGCTCGGCTGTGTTCAACGGTGCCGGTCATTCATTGATCAATGCCACCGCCCTCAGCTACCCCAGCAGCCTCGATTTCTTTGTAGCCCGCAGCAGCGGCAGCACGGCGGCCCGCTCGTTGCTGGTGCAGGTTTCGATTGACGGGGGAAGTAACTATACCACCCTGGTTGCCTATGCTATTACCGACCTGACGGCCACTTTTGCCAAGCACACCATCGACCTGTCGGCCTACCAAACCCGTTCCAGTGTGCTGCTGCGCTTCCTGCGCGGTGCCGAAACAAGCACGGCTCAGCTCTACCTCGAAGACGTGGCCGTAACCTGTGGCCCGGCTCCTATGCTGGCCATCGAGCCCACCACGCCGCCCGCCCTGAGCACGGCCAACGTTGTGTTTTCGCAGGCCGATGTGGTGGCGAACGGCGGCAATGGTGCCCAGCAGCTGGTGGTTATTCATGCCACCTCGGTTGCGGCTGGGGCCCCGGTCGATGGCAATACCTACCCTGCCAGCACCACTTTCGGCAGCGGTGCCACCACCGGCCCCGGCAACTACGTCGTGTATGCCGGCCCTACCGGCACCGTTCCCAATACCTTCACGGTAACGGGCTTATCGGCCACCACCGGCTATACCCTGGAGGCCTACGCCTACAACGACAACGCCACGCCCGGTCTGGAAAACTACCTGACCACGGCTTCCAGTACGGCCAGCTTTACTACTACCGCGCCCATCGTATTCTACGCCAAAGCCACCGGCGCCCTAAACTTGGCCAGCACCTTCGGGACCAGCAGCGACGGTTCGGGCAACTCGCTGGGCGACTTCACAACGGTTGGTACTGTCTACAACGTAGCGGGTAACAACCGCACCATCAGCGCCAACTGGACGGTGACGGGCGCGGGCTCGAAAGTAGTGCTAACGGCCAATGCCTCGCTGGTGATTCCCACGGGGCTTGTTTTCAGTGGCAAGCTCGACCAGTTGGCCAATAGCACGCTCGTCATTCAGCATACGGTGGCGGCCGCCTACAACTCCATTACCCAAGGCGTGCAGGATGCCAGCAGCACCATCGATTTCGCTCAGACCGGCACCTTCACCGTGCCCGCGTCCAGCACCTTTGCCTACCAGAACCTGAAGCTGACAAACGGCACCAAGACCCTGACTAAAAATACCGGCACCTTCGCCGCGCCTATCACTAGCACCGTGGTGCCCGGCAACCTCACCCTGGACAACACAGTTTTGGGCGGTAATACTTCCTCGCCCTTCTCGTCCATCGACCTCACTGGCAACCTCACGCTGGTGAATGGTGCGACCTTCAACAACTCGTCCAGCGCCCGCATTACCCTTAACCTGTTTGCCGCTATCCCGCAGACCATTGCCGGCAACAGCAGCAATATTCTGCTGTCCGAGTTATTTGCCTACAAGCCCGGAGGCGGGGTCATTCTCTCCGACGCGGGAGGCCCCACAACCCTTGAGCTGGGCAATCTCGCCAGCGGTGGCTACTACCTCGAAACGGGTACTACCTTGGTATTGAATTCAAATACCCTGCGATTTTACGTTGGTGGCAAGGCCGTTATCTCTGCCGGTACTACCGCTAGTACCGGCCTGGGCACCGTCACCGCTTCACCAGCTTCTAGCATCAGTCTTGAAACGGGGAGCAGTTATTCCATTGGTACGCTGCGCCTGACCCCTGGTGCCACAACAGTAAATAACTTCCGCCTCCAGGCCTTCAGCGACCGCCTTACCGTGCCATCCGACCTCACCGTAAACGGGGTGCTAACCCTGGCTAATGGCGGCCTGCAAATTGGCGATGGTGCTACGCCAGCCACCCTTACCCTGAACGGTACCATCGTCAATACCGGGTCTGGCAACATCGTAGGTTCGGCCACGACTAATCTGATTGTGGGTGGCACCGGCACACTGGGCACCCTGATTTTTGCAACCGGCCTTGCCGAAATAAATAACTTCACGCTGAATCGCACTAGCAATGGTTTGGCCGCGCTGGGTACCCCGCTCACTCTGGGCGGTACGCTGGTCCTCACCGCCGGTAATATCGCTACCACCGCCACCAACTTACTCACGCTGAAAAACGGCGCTATGCTAACCGGTGGTAGCGCCAGCAGCTTCGTGAATGGCCCAATGGCCCGCATTACGGGCGCGGGTGCGGCTACCATGGTATTTCCGGTTGGTAAGAGCACATTTTATCGGCCCATCACGCTCAGCAGCACGGTCCAGACCGCTGCTTCGACCTACACTGCGGAGCAGTTTGAGGGCAACTCCAGCCGTACTTTATCGACAGATGCCGGCCTGGGTACGGCCCCGCTGGCCCGCGTGTCGTCGAAACGATTTTACACCGTTAAATCATCGAATACCACGGCGGGCAACTTCACCGGCACTGTCACCCTCAGCTTCGGGGCCGAAGATTACGTGAACGTACCCAGCAGCACCGATTTCGTGATTGCTAAGCGCGACGCCACCGGCTCATTCGCCAACCAGTGGACCAACCTGGGCCGCTCCGGCAACACGGGTACCGATTCCGGTGCCGGGGGGGCCTCGGTGGCAGGTACGCTCACCTCCGCGTCGTTCTCTGATTTTTCCGACTTCGTGCTCGGAGCTCAGAATGACCTGTCCAATACCAATGTGCTGGCCGCTACCAACCCGCTGCCCGTCGAGCTCACCGCTTTCAGCGCCCAGCGCCAGGCCGATAAGACGGTTTCGGTGAAATGGGCCACGGCCACCGAGAAAAATAGCGCCCGCTTTGAGGTGCAGCGCAGCGTCGATGGCCGCGAATTCGCCAAGCTGGCCACCGTAGCTGCCCAGGGCAACAGCATGAACCCCACAGCCTACGCCACCCTCGACAAGGCCGCCCCGGCCGCCAAGCTCTACTACCGCCTGCGCCAGGTCGACCTGGACGGCGGCAGCAGCTTTTCGCCGGTGGTCACGGTAGCCGGTTCCGGCGAAATCGCCAAAGTGGAGCTCTACCCCAACCCCGCCCACAGCCGCATCAGCTTCATCGCCGAAGCCGCCACGCCCTACCGCGTGCTCAACCAGCTGGGCCAGTCCCTGCTGCACGGCACTACCGAAGCCGGCACCGCCAGCATCGGTCTCGAAGCTCTGCCCACCGGCCTCTATTTCCTGGAGCTGCAAACCGCTGCCGGCCGCACCGTGCAGAAGTTTGAAAAGACCACGGATTAG
- a CDS encoding L-threonylcarbamoyladenylate synthase, producing the protein MNRFQQEVDAAVDALLLQQVIVYPTDTVWGLGCDAEALPAVQQLYKLKGREAGKPSIVLVADFDMLKRYAAEVPAELEAMLAADTRPTTYILPAGRAVAKELVAPDGTVGLRVVKDEFCFKVVRRLGHGLVSTSANKAGEPTPAVYTEVDAAIVRGADHVVNWRQDDATRTTPSRLVRLGADGKLEVVRA; encoded by the coding sequence ATGAACCGTTTCCAACAAGAAGTCGATGCTGCCGTTGACGCGCTGCTGCTCCAGCAGGTTATTGTGTACCCCACCGATACCGTGTGGGGCCTGGGCTGCGATGCCGAAGCCCTGCCCGCCGTGCAGCAGCTTTATAAGCTGAAGGGCCGCGAGGCCGGCAAGCCCAGCATCGTGCTGGTGGCCGATTTTGACATGCTGAAGCGCTACGCTGCCGAAGTGCCGGCCGAGCTGGAAGCCATGCTGGCCGCCGATACGCGGCCGACCACTTACATCCTGCCTGCTGGCCGGGCGGTGGCCAAGGAGCTGGTGGCCCCGGATGGCACCGTGGGCCTGCGCGTGGTGAAGGATGAGTTCTGCTTTAAGGTTGTGCGCCGGCTGGGGCATGGGTTGGTATCGACCTCTGCCAACAAAGCCGGCGAGCCGACCCCGGCGGTGTACACGGAGGTGGATGCCGCCATCGTGCGCGGGGCCGACCATGTAGTGAACTGGCGGCAGGACGATGCCACGCGCACCACGCCTTCGCGGCTGGTGCGGCTGGGCGCGGATGGCAAGCTGGAGGTGGTGCGGGCGTAA
- a CDS encoding HesB/IscA family protein, whose product MITVSDKAKEKVARLIEDAHLDDTYRLRASVAGGGCSGLSYKLDFDNEVRPMDQEFEDKGVRVVVDMKSFLYLAGTELDFSDGLNGKGFQFNNPNASRECGCGESFSV is encoded by the coding sequence ATGATTACCGTATCCGATAAAGCCAAAGAAAAAGTAGCACGCCTGATTGAAGACGCGCATCTTGACGACACCTACCGCCTGCGCGCCTCGGTGGCTGGCGGCGGCTGCTCGGGCCTGAGCTACAAGCTGGATTTTGATAACGAAGTGCGTCCCATGGACCAGGAATTCGAGGACAAAGGCGTGCGCGTAGTGGTCGACATGAAAAGCTTCCTCTACCTGGCCGGCACCGAGCTGGATTTTTCCGACGGCCTCAATGGCAAGGGATTCCAGTTCAATAACCCCAACGCCTCGCGCGAGTGCGGCTGCGGCGAGAGCTTCTCCGTCTGA
- a CDS encoding IscS subfamily cysteine desulfurase produces MLKLPIYLDNNSTTPLDPRVLDAMMPYLTDVFGNAASRNHPFGWAAEEGVDYAREQISKLINCDSKEIIFTSGATESDNLGIKGVFEMYSQKGNHVITTTTEHKAILDTCKHIEKLGGKVTYLPVDEQGLISLTDLEAAMTPETILVTIMYGNNETGTINPIREIAKIAHNHGALFMTDGTQAVGKIPVDVIAEGIDIMAFTAHKMYGPKGVGALYVRRKNPRVKVTAQMDGGGHERGMRSGTLNVPGIVGLGKACELARLEMAADAARLSVMRDRLEKELMTMEETYVNGSVEHRLPHVTNISFKYVEGEGLMMGVKDLAVSSGSACTSASLEPSYVLKALGLSDDLAHSSLRFGLSRFTTDEQIDYAIGHVKEAVTKLREMSPLWEMFQEGIDLSKIEWAEH; encoded by the coding sequence ATGCTGAAGCTCCCTATTTACCTCGACAACAACTCCACCACCCCACTCGACCCGCGTGTGCTGGATGCCATGATGCCCTACCTGACCGATGTATTCGGCAACGCCGCTTCGCGCAACCACCCCTTCGGCTGGGCCGCTGAGGAAGGCGTGGACTACGCCCGCGAGCAGATTTCGAAGCTCATCAACTGCGACTCAAAAGAAATCATCTTCACCTCGGGGGCTACCGAGTCGGACAACCTGGGCATCAAGGGCGTGTTCGAAATGTATAGCCAGAAAGGCAACCACGTCATCACCACCACCACCGAACACAAAGCAATACTCGATACCTGCAAGCACATCGAGAAGCTGGGCGGCAAGGTGACCTACCTGCCCGTTGATGAGCAGGGCCTCATCAGCCTCACCGACCTTGAAGCCGCCATGACGCCCGAGACCATTCTCGTGACCATCATGTACGGCAACAACGAGACGGGCACCATCAACCCCATCCGCGAAATCGCCAAAATCGCCCACAATCACGGCGCCCTGTTCATGACGGACGGCACCCAGGCCGTGGGTAAAATCCCGGTTGATGTGATTGCCGAAGGCATCGACATCATGGCCTTCACGGCCCACAAGATGTACGGCCCGAAAGGCGTGGGTGCCCTCTACGTGCGCCGCAAGAACCCCCGGGTGAAAGTGACCGCCCAGATGGACGGCGGTGGCCACGAGCGCGGTATGCGCTCGGGTACCCTCAACGTACCCGGCATTGTGGGACTGGGCAAGGCCTGCGAATTGGCCCGCCTCGAAATGGCCGCCGACGCTGCCCGCCTGAGCGTGATGCGCGACCGCCTCGAAAAAGAACTGATGACGATGGAGGAAACCTACGTGAACGGCTCGGTAGAACACCGCCTGCCCCACGTTACCAACATCAGCTTCAAGTACGTGGAAGGCGAAGGCCTGATGATGGGCGTGAAGGACCTGGCCGTATCGTCCGGTTCGGCCTGTACTTCGGCCTCGTTGGAGCCCAGCTATGTACTCAAGGCCCTGGGCCTGAGCGACGACCTGGCCCACAGCAGCCTGCGCTTCGGCCTGAGCCGCTTCACCACCGACGAGCAAATCGACTACGCCATCGGCCATGTAAAAGAGGCCGTGACCAAGCTCCGCGAAATGTCGCCCCTGTGGGAGATGTTCCAAGAAGGCATCGACTTGAGCAAAATCGAGTGGGCGGAACACTAA
- the pulA gene encoding type I pullulanase — translation MIRPLLLLLVLLSPAPAISAPSLPDYATYPTYLGPDLGLTWRGGQATLRVWAPTASALHMRLYAAGSGGPARADFVMAKAEGGTWTYTLPAGTTGFYTVQATIAGKTLAEVADPYAHAVGVNGQRGAVFNPIIAEPPGWKDDLRPALKQATDIVIGEVHVRDLTMHPQSGVRHKGKFLGAAQVGTRGPDGVSTGLDHLVELGLTHVHLLPTTDFASIDEAAPASANRYNWGYDPLNYSVPEGTYSTDATNPAARIREFKQLVENLHGAGLRVVLDVVYNHTADARRSNFEQLVPGYYYRHNPDGSLSNATACGNEVASERPMVRKLIVESVAYWAQQYHVDGFRFDLMGVLDIETMRAVRVALDQQDHSIFIYGEGWTAGPSPLPDAKRALKGNMMKLDRIAAFGDELRDGVKGHYAHQTEPGFASGQPGLEESVKFGIVAATRHPQLDYTKVNYSKAPWAGAPSQAINYVACHDDRVLWDKLKVSNPNTSEDTLIKMDLLSNTIVFTSQGVPFLPVGDEFLRTKGGSSNSYNQPDSVNQIDWGRKAKYVGVYEFYRKLLALRRNHPAFRLPTTELIQQHLEFLPNMAPGIIAYQLKDHAGGDAWNTITVIFNGNRGAWSVPLPRETYKVVLRGNQIQEEGLDVLEVTSGVQVPGNSALILVR, via the coding sequence ATGATTCGCCCGCTTCTACTACTGCTTGTGCTGCTCTCCCCTGCTCCCGCAATCTCAGCACCATCCCTTCCCGACTATGCAACTTACCCCACCTACCTCGGCCCCGACCTTGGGCTAACCTGGCGCGGGGGCCAGGCCACGCTGCGCGTGTGGGCCCCCACCGCCTCGGCCCTGCACATGCGCCTCTACGCCGCCGGCAGCGGCGGCCCGGCCCGTGCCGACTTTGTGATGGCCAAAGCCGAAGGCGGCACCTGGACCTACACCCTGCCCGCCGGCACCACCGGCTTCTACACAGTACAGGCCACCATCGCCGGCAAAACCCTGGCCGAAGTAGCCGACCCCTACGCCCACGCCGTGGGCGTGAACGGCCAACGCGGGGCCGTGTTCAACCCCATCATCGCCGAGCCGCCGGGCTGGAAAGACGACCTGCGCCCCGCCCTGAAACAAGCCACCGACATTGTAATCGGCGAAGTACACGTACGCGACCTCACCATGCACCCGCAGTCGGGTGTGCGGCACAAGGGCAAGTTTCTGGGGGCCGCGCAGGTGGGCACCCGGGGCCCGGACGGCGTGAGCACCGGTCTCGACCATTTGGTTGAATTGGGCCTGACCCACGTCCACCTGCTGCCCACCACCGATTTCGCCAGCATCGACGAAGCCGCGCCCGCCAGCGCCAACCGCTACAACTGGGGCTATGACCCGCTGAACTACTCCGTGCCCGAAGGCACCTACTCCACCGATGCCACCAACCCGGCCGCCCGCATCCGCGAGTTCAAGCAGCTGGTGGAAAACCTGCACGGGGCCGGCCTGCGCGTGGTGCTCGATGTGGTGTACAACCACACCGCCGATGCCCGCCGCAGTAATTTCGAGCAGCTGGTGCCCGGCTACTACTACCGCCACAACCCCGACGGGAGCCTGAGCAACGCCACCGCCTGCGGCAACGAAGTAGCCTCGGAGCGGCCCATGGTCCGCAAGCTCATCGTGGAATCGGTGGCGTATTGGGCGCAGCAGTACCACGTCGACGGCTTCCGTTTCGACCTCATGGGCGTGCTCGACATTGAAACCATGCGCGCCGTGCGCGTGGCCCTCGACCAGCAGGACCACAGCATTTTCATCTACGGCGAGGGCTGGACCGCCGGCCCCTCACCCCTGCCCGACGCCAAACGCGCCCTCAAGGGCAATATGATGAAGCTGGACCGCATTGCCGCCTTCGGCGACGAGCTGCGCGATGGCGTGAAGGGCCACTACGCCCACCAGACCGAGCCCGGCTTCGCCAGCGGCCAACCCGGCCTGGAGGAAAGCGTGAAATTCGGCATCGTGGCCGCTACCCGGCACCCGCAGCTCGATTATACGAAGGTTAACTACTCGAAAGCGCCGTGGGCCGGTGCACCGTCGCAGGCCATCAACTACGTGGCCTGCCACGACGACCGGGTACTCTGGGACAAGCTCAAGGTATCGAACCCCAACACCTCGGAAGACACGCTCATCAAGATGGATTTACTGAGCAACACCATCGTGTTCACCTCGCAGGGCGTACCGTTTTTGCCGGTCGGCGATGAGTTCCTGCGCACCAAGGGCGGCTCCTCCAACTCCTACAACCAGCCCGACAGCGTGAACCAGATTGACTGGGGCCGCAAGGCCAAATACGTGGGCGTGTACGAGTTCTACCGCAAGCTGCTGGCCCTGCGCCGCAACCACCCCGCCTTCCGCCTGCCCACCACCGAGCTCATTCAGCAGCACCTCGAATTCCTGCCCAACATGGCCCCCGGCATCATCGCCTACCAGCTGAAGGACCACGCCGGCGGCGATGCCTGGAACACCATCACCGTCATTTTCAACGGCAACCGGGGGGCCTGGAGCGTGCCCCTGCCCCGCGAAACCTACAAAGTAGTGCTGCGCGGCAACCAAATCCAGGAAGAAGGCCTCGACGTGCTGGAGGTAACCAGCGGCGTGCAGGTCCCCGGCAACTCCGCCCTGATTCTGGTGCGGTAG
- a CDS encoding sensor histidine kinase — MAVLTPRRYLTPLIHVLVWGLFGLTFLLFQPLTGRLTMPPQFWLKQGLMFAAWVATYYLTANVTVPRLLLHGRNGWFILALVATTAVVLSFSKFLESVLDLPALMDKAFEAAAGRPRLNRGSFRIDTMGLLTTMFVLGISTSITVVQKWQNDAQIRQTLEQQRVSSELSVLKAQINPHFFFNTLNNIYALTLLDGEQARVAIHRLSRMMRYVLYDTAGGLTLLSQEIAFVQDYITLMQLRLDERVTVTFDRPEPVRDVLVAPMLLLPFLENAFKHGVAATQSSRIFIGLTQPSSDVLELEVRNTLLALPSTDLAGSNGIGLANTRRRLDLLYPGRFNLLVDDHTPANEFRVHLTLHIGDKEKGIGDKELRA, encoded by the coding sequence ATGGCCGTCCTCACGCCCCGTCGCTACCTCACGCCGCTTATTCATGTACTGGTGTGGGGGCTGTTCGGGCTCACGTTTTTGCTGTTTCAGCCGCTCACCGGGCGGCTCACCATGCCGCCGCAGTTCTGGCTGAAGCAGGGGCTGATGTTTGCCGCGTGGGTGGCCACCTATTACCTCACGGCCAACGTTACGGTGCCGCGCCTGCTGCTGCATGGGCGCAACGGCTGGTTTATTCTGGCCCTGGTGGCCACTACGGCGGTGGTGCTCAGCTTCAGTAAGTTTCTGGAATCGGTGCTCGACCTGCCCGCCCTCATGGACAAAGCCTTTGAGGCGGCGGCCGGTCGGCCCCGGCTGAACCGAGGCAGCTTCCGCATCGACACCATGGGCCTGCTCACCACCATGTTTGTGCTGGGCATCAGCACGAGCATTACGGTGGTGCAGAAGTGGCAGAACGATGCCCAGATTCGGCAGACGCTGGAGCAGCAGCGCGTGAGCTCGGAGCTGTCGGTGCTCAAGGCCCAGATTAACCCGCACTTCTTCTTCAATACCCTCAACAACATCTACGCCCTCACGCTGCTCGACGGCGAGCAGGCCCGCGTGGCCATTCACCGGCTCTCGCGCATGATGCGCTACGTGCTGTACGACACCGCCGGTGGCCTCACGCTGCTCAGCCAGGAAATTGCCTTCGTGCAGGACTACATCACCCTCATGCAGCTGCGGCTCGATGAGCGCGTGACCGTCACCTTCGACCGCCCCGAGCCCGTGCGCGATGTGCTCGTGGCCCCCATGCTGCTGCTGCCCTTCCTCGAAAACGCCTTCAAGCACGGCGTGGCCGCCACCCAAAGCAGCCGCATCTTTATCGGCCTCACCCAGCCCTCGTCTGATGTGCTGGAGCTGGAAGTGCGCAACACCCTGCTCGCGCTGCCCAGCACCGACCTGGCCGGCAGCAACGGCATCGGCCTGGCCAACACCCGCCGCCGCCTCGACCTGCTGTACCCCGGCCGGTTCAACCTGCTGGTGGATGACCACACGCCCGCCAACGAATTCCGGGTGCACCTCACGTTGCATATTGGGGACAAGGAAAAGGGTATAGGGGATAAGGAATTGAGGGCGTAG
- the iscU gene encoding Fe-S cluster assembly scaffold IscU produces the protein MAYSDKVIDHYSNPRNVGTLDKSKKNVGTGLVGAPECGDVMRLQIEVDEATNTITDAKFKTFGCGSAIASSSLATEWLKGKSIDEALAIDNMEIVEELALPPVKIHCSVLAEDAIKSAISDYRVKNGLPALELAHH, from the coding sequence ATGGCTTACTCCGATAAGGTAATCGACCACTACAGCAACCCCCGTAACGTGGGCACGCTGGACAAAAGCAAGAAGAACGTAGGCACCGGCCTCGTGGGCGCACCTGAGTGCGGCGACGTAATGCGCCTGCAAATTGAGGTGGACGAAGCCACCAACACCATCACCGACGCCAAATTCAAGACGTTCGGCTGCGGCTCGGCTATCGCCTCGTCGTCGCTGGCCACGGAGTGGCTGAAGGGCAAATCCATCGACGAGGCCCTGGCCATCGACAACATGGAGATTGTGGAAGAGCTGGCCCTGCCGCCCGTGAAAATCCACTGCTCGGTACTGGCTGAAGATGCCATCAAGTCGGCTATCTCGGACTACCGCGTGAAAAACGGTTTGCCCGCCCTGGAGCTGGCGCACCACTAA
- a CDS encoding LytR/AlgR family response regulator transcription factor, whose protein sequence is MTPLKTIAVDDEPLALGLVASFVQKTPFLELVGKFGSAVEALKYLHEHPGTVDLAFLDIQMQELNGLELARVLGPTGPRVIFTTAFSQYALEGYRVDALDYLVKPFNYEEFLRAAGKARAYAELTAQHATAPATSPEEEEYLFLKAEYQLVRVALSDILYIEGLKDYVKVHLKSTPRALLSLMSLKAMEEKLPARRFMRIHRSFIVALDKIEAVRRLTVQIGAVTIPVGDQYKEAFLQFLSRWT, encoded by the coding sequence ATGACGCCCCTCAAAACCATTGCCGTCGATGATGAGCCCCTGGCCCTGGGCCTGGTCGCGTCCTTCGTTCAAAAAACGCCATTTCTGGAGCTTGTGGGCAAATTTGGCAGCGCCGTGGAGGCCCTCAAGTACCTGCACGAGCACCCCGGCACCGTCGATTTGGCCTTCCTCGATATTCAGATGCAGGAGCTCAACGGCCTGGAGCTGGCCCGCGTGCTGGGCCCCACCGGCCCGCGGGTCATCTTCACCACCGCCTTCAGCCAGTACGCCCTCGAAGGCTACCGCGTCGATGCCCTCGACTACTTGGTGAAGCCCTTCAACTACGAGGAGTTTCTGCGCGCCGCCGGCAAGGCCCGCGCCTACGCCGAGCTCACCGCGCAACACGCCACGGCCCCCGCCACCAGCCCTGAGGAAGAAGAATACCTTTTCCTGAAAGCCGAGTACCAGCTGGTGCGCGTAGCCCTCAGCGACATTCTCTATATCGAAGGCCTGAAGGACTACGTCAAAGTCCACCTCAAAAGCACGCCCCGCGCCCTGCTCTCCCTCATGAGCCTCAAGGCGATGGAGGAAAAGCTGCCCGCTCGGCGTTTCATGCGCATCCACCGCTCGTTCATCGTGGCGCTCGATAAGATTGAGGCCGTGCGCCGTCTCACCGTCCAGATTGGCGCCGTCACCATCCCCGTGGGCGACCAGTACAAAGAAGCCTTCCTGCAGTTCCTCAGCCGCTGGACCTGA
- the mce gene encoding methylmalonyl-CoA epimerase has translation MLTNLEHLGLAVHDLEAATEIYTKLLGAAPYKKEHVASEAVDTVFFQVGGSKIELLAGTSPDSAITKFLAKKPEGIHHVAFEVDDIRAEMARLKEEGFVLLNEEPKRGADNKLVCFVHPKSAAGVLVELCQSLIAAD, from the coding sequence ATGCTTACCAACCTCGAACACCTCGGCTTGGCCGTACACGACCTCGAAGCCGCCACCGAAATCTACACCAAACTGCTCGGCGCGGCCCCCTATAAGAAGGAGCACGTGGCCAGCGAGGCCGTCGATACCGTCTTTTTTCAGGTCGGTGGCTCAAAGATTGAGTTGCTGGCCGGCACCTCGCCGGACAGCGCCATTACGAAATTCCTGGCTAAAAAGCCCGAGGGCATTCACCACGTCGCCTTCGAGGTTGATGATATCCGCGCCGAGATGGCGCGGCTGAAAGAGGAGGGTTTCGTATTATTAAATGAGGAACCCAAGCGCGGGGCCGATAATAAGCTGGTGTGCTTCGTGCACCCCAAGAGCGCGGCCGGGGTGTTGGTGGAGCTCTGCCAATCACTGATTGCCGCTGATTAG